A stretch of Pseudomonas sp. CCC3.1 DNA encodes these proteins:
- the lpxD gene encoding UDP-3-O-(3-hydroxymyristoyl)glucosamine N-acyltransferase, which produces MTATIKLGQLAEFLGATLRGSAEKEITGLATLQEAGPAQLSFLANPQYRKYLVDCHAGAVLLKAGDAETYAGDALVVPDPYLAYARISHLFDPKPKAAAGVHPTAVIADDAVVDPLASIGAFVVIESGARIAAGVTLGAHCFIGARSSIGEGGWLAPRVTLYHDVHIGKRVVIQSGAVLGGEGFGFANEKGVWQKIAQIGGVTLGDDVEIGVNTAIDRGALADTLIGNGVKLDNQIQIAHNVQIGDHTAMAACVGISGSTKIGKHCMLAGGVGLVGHIEVCDNVFLTGMTMVTHSITEPGAYSSGTAMQPAAEWRKSAARIRQLDDIARRLKHLEKRVGEVTPNGKASSEG; this is translated from the coding sequence ATGACCGCGACTATAAAGCTCGGCCAATTGGCCGAGTTCCTCGGAGCGACCTTGCGTGGCTCTGCGGAGAAAGAAATTACTGGGCTGGCCACTTTACAAGAGGCCGGCCCAGCTCAGTTGAGCTTTCTGGCGAACCCCCAATACCGTAAATACCTCGTCGATTGCCACGCAGGAGCTGTATTGCTCAAGGCTGGCGACGCTGAGACGTACGCCGGGGATGCGCTGGTTGTGCCTGATCCTTATTTGGCCTATGCCCGCATTTCCCATTTGTTCGATCCCAAACCTAAAGCGGCTGCCGGGGTTCACCCGACGGCTGTGATTGCGGATGATGCGGTGGTTGATCCTTTGGCCAGCATTGGTGCGTTTGTGGTGATTGAGAGCGGCGCGCGAATCGCGGCAGGCGTCACCCTGGGTGCGCATTGCTTTATCGGTGCTCGTAGCTCGATCGGTGAGGGCGGTTGGTTGGCCCCTCGCGTAACCCTTTATCACGATGTGCATATTGGCAAGCGTGTGGTCATTCAGTCCGGTGCTGTGCTGGGTGGTGAAGGTTTTGGTTTCGCCAACGAAAAAGGTGTCTGGCAGAAAATTGCCCAGATTGGTGGCGTCACCTTGGGTGATGATGTCGAAATTGGCGTTAACACCGCCATCGACCGTGGCGCCTTGGCCGACACACTGATTGGTAATGGCGTCAAACTGGATAACCAGATCCAAATCGCGCACAACGTTCAAATCGGTGACCATACGGCGATGGCCGCCTGTGTGGGGATCTCCGGCAGCACTAAAATCGGCAAGCATTGCATGCTGGCCGGTGGTGTTGGTTTGGTGGGTCACATTGAAGTTTGTGACAACGTGTTCTTGACTGGCATGACGATGGTGACTCATTCGATCACCGAGCCAGGCGCCTATTCTTCCGGTACTGCCATGCAGCCGGCTGCCGAGTGGCGCAAAAGTGCGGCACGTATTCGTCAGTTGGATGACATTGCAAGACGGCTGAAACATCTGGAAAAGCGCGTTGGGGAAGTGACCCCGAACGGTAAAGCTTCTTCAGAGGGCTAG
- the rseP gene encoding sigma E protease regulator RseP, giving the protein MSALYMIVGTLVALGVLVTFHEFGHFWVARRCGVKVLRFSVGFGTPLLRWHDRQGTEFVVAAIPLGGYVKMLDEREGDVPAEQLNQSFNRKTVGQRIAIVAAGPIANFLLAIVFFWVLAMMGSQQVRPVIGAVESGSLAAQAGLVAGQEIVSIDGEPTVGWSNVNLQLVRRLGESGSIQVSVRGPGAEVETSHQLALHDWLRGASEPDPIKSLGIRPWRPELPAILAELDPKGPAQAAGLKTGDKLLAMNGQSINDWQQVVDWVRVRPAARVVLHVERDGVAVDMPVILAARGEGDAATGYLGAGVKGVDWPPEMVREVSYGPLAAIGEGTKRTWTMSVLTLDSLKKMLFGELSVKNLSGPITIAKVAGASAQSGVADFLNFLAYLSISLGVLNLLPIPVLDGGHLLFYLIEWARGRPLSERVQGWGMQIGISLVVGVMLLALVNDLGRL; this is encoded by the coding sequence ATGAGTGCGCTCTATATGATTGTTGGCACCCTGGTGGCATTGGGGGTGCTGGTCACATTTCATGAATTCGGTCACTTTTGGGTGGCGCGCCGTTGCGGCGTCAAGGTTCTGCGCTTTTCTGTGGGCTTCGGTACGCCGTTGCTGCGCTGGCATGATCGCCAGGGCACCGAGTTTGTCGTCGCTGCGATTCCGCTGGGTGGCTATGTAAAAATGCTCGACGAGCGCGAAGGCGATGTGCCGGCCGAGCAGCTCAATCAATCGTTCAATCGTAAAACGGTCGGGCAGCGCATTGCCATTGTGGCTGCCGGGCCAATTGCCAACTTCCTGTTGGCAATCGTGTTTTTCTGGGTCCTGGCCATGATGGGCAGCCAGCAAGTGCGGCCGGTGATCGGTGCTGTCGAAAGCGGCAGCCTGGCAGCGCAGGCAGGCTTGGTGGCGGGCCAGGAAATCGTCTCTATTGATGGTGAGCCGACCGTAGGTTGGTCGAACGTCAACCTGCAGTTGGTTCGTCGCTTGGGCGAAAGCGGTTCTATTCAAGTGTCGGTGCGCGGGCCTGGGGCTGAGGTTGAAACATCGCACCAGTTGGCGCTGCATGACTGGCTGAGAGGGGCTAGCGAGCCGGACCCGATCAAGTCGTTGGGTATTCGCCCGTGGCGCCCGGAGTTGCCTGCCATTTTGGCCGAGCTTGATCCTAAAGGCCCGGCACAAGCCGCTGGCCTCAAGACCGGTGACAAACTTCTGGCCATGAACGGTCAGTCGATCAACGATTGGCAGCAGGTTGTCGATTGGGTTCGTGTGCGACCCGCTGCGCGCGTGGTATTGCACGTTGAGCGTGATGGCGTAGCGGTTGATATGCCAGTCATCCTTGCGGCACGCGGAGAAGGAGACGCTGCAACCGGTTACCTGGGCGCTGGGGTCAAAGGTGTCGATTGGCCACCTGAGATGGTTCGCGAGGTCAGTTATGGCCCGCTTGCTGCGATCGGGGAGGGGACCAAGCGCACGTGGACCATGAGCGTATTGACGCTCGATTCACTCAAGAAAATGTTGTTCGGCGAGCTCTCGGTAAAAAACTTGAGTGGACCGATAACCATTGCTAAAGTGGCGGGCGCTTCTGCCCAGTCGGGCGTTGCTGATTTCTTGAATTTCCTGGCTTATCTGAGTATTAGCCTGGGGGTTCTGAACTTGTTGCCCATTCCTGTACTGGATGGTGGCCACTTGTTGTTTTATCTGATCGAGTGGGCGCGTGGTCGTCCCTTGTCGGAACGGGTACAGGGTTGGGGGATGCAGATAGGTATCAGTTTGGTGGTCGGGGTGATGTTGCTTGCCCTGGTCAACGATCTGGGACGTCTGTAA
- a CDS encoding OmpH family outer membrane protein, whose amino-acid sequence MRKLTQLVLLASLLAAGPAFADMKIAVLNYQMALLESDAAKRYAVDAEKKFGPQLTKLKTLESSAKGIQDRLVSGGDKMQQGERERLELEFKQKARDFQFQSKELNEAKAVADREMLKQLKPKLDSAVEEVIKKGAFDLVFERGAVIDVKPQYDITRQVIERMNQLK is encoded by the coding sequence GTGCGTAAGTTGACTCAATTGGTTCTCCTGGCTTCGCTGTTGGCAGCAGGCCCAGCGTTTGCAGACATGAAAATTGCTGTGCTGAACTATCAGATGGCACTGCTTGAATCAGACGCTGCCAAGCGTTATGCAGTGGATGCCGAGAAGAAGTTCGGTCCTCAACTGACCAAGCTGAAAACCTTGGAAAGCAGTGCCAAGGGTATTCAGGACCGTCTGGTAAGCGGCGGCGACAAAATGCAGCAGGGCGAGCGTGAACGTCTGGAGCTTGAATTCAAGCAAAAGGCGCGCGATTTCCAGTTCCAGTCCAAAGAACTGAACGAAGCCAAAGCGGTTGCTGACCGTGAAATGCTGAAACAGCTGAAGCCAAAACTGGACAGCGCTGTTGAAGAAGTGATCAAGAAAGGCGCCTTTGACCTGGTGTTCGAGCGTGGTGCTGTGATTGATGTCAAACCTCAGTACGACATCACTCGCCAAGTCATCGAGCGCATGAACCAGCTGAAGTAA
- the bamA gene encoding outer membrane protein assembly factor BamA → MKRLLLTAVLAVLMIAEVHAESFTISDIRVNGLQRVSAGSVFGALPLNVGEVADDRRLVESTRALFKTGFFQDIQLGRDGNVLVITVVERPSVSSITIDGNKAISTDDLMKGLKQSGLAEGEIFQRATLEGVRNELQRQYVAQGRYSASVDTEVVPEPRNRVALKVNINEGTVASIQHINVVGNTVFPEADLIDLFELKTTNWLSFFKNDDKYAREKLSGDLERLRSYYLDRGYINMDIASTQVSITPDKKNVYITVNVNEGEKYNVGEVKLSGDLKVPEDQIKSLLLVQPGQVFSRKLMTTTSELITRRLGNEGYTFANVNGVPQPDPENHTVAITFVVDPGKRAYVNRINYRGNTKSADEVLRREMRQMEGGWASTYLIDQSKVRLERLGFFKEVNVETPAVPGTDDQVDVNYAVEEQASGSITASVGFAQSAGLILGGSITQNNFLGTGNKVSIGLTRSEYQSRYNFSYVDPYWTADGVSLGYNVFYRTTDYKELDVDVANYSVDSLGAGVTMGYPISDTSRLTYGLTVQQDEISTGRYTVDEIFDFVNREGDKYLNFKASVGWSESTLNKGVLPTRGSSQSLVLESTIPGSDLQFYKLDYRAQLFQPLTDTYTMRLHTELGYGDGYGSTEGLPFYENYYAGGFNSVRGFKDSALGPRSTPSTGKNPGTIADPDQDPLPFGGNVLIQGGVEVLFPMPFVKDQRSLRTSVFWDVGNVFDTNCKGETKNCDISFSNMASSVGVGVTWVTALGPLSFSLAMPIKKPDDADTQVFQFSLGQTF, encoded by the coding sequence ATGAAACGTCTGCTGCTAACTGCGGTTCTCGCCGTACTGATGATCGCCGAAGTTCACGCCGAGTCCTTCACTATCTCTGATATTCGTGTCAACGGGCTCCAGCGGGTTTCCGCCGGCAGTGTGTTTGGTGCGCTACCGCTGAACGTGGGTGAGGTAGCGGATGACCGCCGTTTGGTGGAATCCACTCGTGCGTTGTTCAAAACCGGGTTCTTTCAGGATATCCAACTGGGTCGTGATGGCAATGTGCTTGTCATTACGGTTGTCGAGCGTCCTTCCGTCTCTAGCATCACGATTGACGGCAACAAGGCGATCTCCACCGATGATCTGATGAAAGGTCTCAAGCAATCAGGCCTGGCTGAAGGTGAAATCTTCCAGCGTGCCACCCTTGAAGGTGTGCGCAACGAACTGCAACGTCAATATGTTGCCCAAGGCCGCTACTCGGCGTCGGTAGACACCGAAGTGGTGCCTGAGCCGCGTAACCGCGTTGCCTTGAAGGTCAACATCAACGAAGGCACCGTTGCTTCTATCCAGCACATCAACGTGGTGGGTAACACGGTCTTCCCTGAAGCGGACCTGATTGATCTCTTCGAGCTGAAAACCACCAACTGGTTGTCGTTCTTCAAGAACGATGACAAGTATGCGCGTGAAAAGCTGTCGGGTGACCTGGAGCGTCTGCGCTCCTACTACCTGGATCGCGGCTATATCAATATGGATATTGCCTCGACTCAGGTATCGATCACGCCTGACAAGAAAAACGTTTACATCACCGTTAACGTGAACGAAGGCGAAAAATACAACGTAGGCGAAGTGAAACTGAGCGGTGACCTCAAGGTCCCGGAAGATCAGATCAAGTCGCTGCTGCTGGTTCAGCCAGGCCAGGTGTTCTCGCGCAAGCTGATGACCACCACCTCGGAACTGATTACCCGTCGTCTGGGTAACGAGGGCTACACCTTCGCAAACGTGAACGGCGTGCCTCAGCCAGACCCTGAAAACCACACGGTGGCCATTACTTTTGTGGTCGATCCGGGCAAACGTGCTTACGTTAACCGCATCAACTACCGCGGCAACACCAAGTCGGCAGACGAAGTGCTGCGTCGCGAAATGCGCCAGATGGAAGGTGGCTGGGCTTCTACTTACCTGATTGACCAGTCCAAGGTTCGCCTTGAGCGTCTGGGCTTCTTCAAGGAAGTGAACGTTGAAACGCCAGCAGTGCCAGGCACTGACGACCAGGTTGACGTGAACTACGCCGTAGAAGAACAAGCCTCGGGTTCGATCACTGCCAGCGTCGGTTTTGCTCAGAGCGCAGGTTTGATCCTGGGTGGCTCGATTACTCAGAACAACTTCCTGGGTACGGGTAACAAGGTCAGCATTGGCCTGACCCGCAGCGAATACCAAAGCCGTTACAACTTCAGCTACGTTGACCCGTACTGGACTGCAGATGGTGTGAGCCTGGGTTACAACGTTTTCTATCGCACCACTGACTACAAAGAGCTGGACGTTGACGTCGCCAACTATTCGGTCGACAGCCTGGGTGCTGGCGTCACGATGGGCTACCCGATCAGCGACACATCGCGTCTGACCTACGGTCTGACCGTGCAGCAGGATGAAATCAGCACCGGTCGTTACACCGTTGACGAGATCTTCGACTTCGTAAACCGTGAAGGCGATAAATACCTCAACTTCAAGGCGTCGGTAGGCTGGTCTGAGTCGACCCTGAACAAGGGTGTATTGCCAACGCGCGGCAGCTCGCAAAGCCTGGTACTGGAATCCACCATTCCTGGCAGTGACCTGCAGTTCTACAAGCTGGACTATCGTGCACAGTTGTTCCAGCCGTTGACCGACACCTACACCATGCGTCTGCACACAGAGTTGGGCTATGGTGATGGTTACGGTTCGACCGAAGGTCTGCCGTTCTACGAGAACTACTATGCCGGTGGTTTCAACTCGGTACGTGGCTTCAAAGACAGTGCCCTGGGCCCGCGCAGTACGCCAAGCACGGGTAAAAACCCAGGCACCATCGCCGACCCGGATCAAGACCCGCTACCGTTCGGTGGTAACGTGCTGATCCAGGGCGGTGTAGAAGTTCTGTTCCCGATGCCGTTTGTGAAAGATCAGCGTTCCCTGCGCACCTCCGTATTCTGGGATGTGGGTAACGTGTTCGACACCAACTGCAAGGGCGAAACCAAGAATTGCGACATCAGCTTTAGCAATATGGCCAGTTCTGTCGGTGTTGGTGTGACCTGGGTGACTGCGCTTGGCCCGCTGAGCTTCAGCTTGGCCATGCCAATCAAGAAACCGGATGACGCAGACACTCAAGTGTTCCAATTCTCCCTCGGCCAGACTTTCTAA